Proteins from a single region of Terriglobales bacterium:
- a CDS encoding M20 family metallopeptidase → MISLAHARARQEQLLSDLKAMVEMESPSSDKAALDHLAEFLASRLEHYGGHAQIHSAVETGNHVQADFPGVTDGKPVLLLGHIDTVWDLGTLKQMPFRVSNGRVWGPGVLDMKGGVAIALHAMALLREHHSPHPPVRMLFVSDEEIGSHVSRTITQRLALESQAVLVLEPGQGLEGALKTSRKGVGVYEIKVTGEAAHAGVDPGQGASAIHELAHQIQTISTFTDIKRGMTANVGLIRGGTRSNVIAAEAWAEIDVRVKTAADGKDIDQKMKALRPRDSRCKIEVTGQINRPPMERTERGVALYRKAAQVAQSLGFKVDEQSTGGGSDGNFTAALGVPTLDGLGAVGEGAHATNESILLDQIAPRTALLAGLIASL, encoded by the coding sequence ATGATTTCGCTTGCCCACGCACGCGCGCGCCAGGAGCAGCTCCTCTCCGACCTGAAAGCAATGGTCGAGATGGAATCTCCCAGCAGCGATAAGGCCGCGCTCGATCATCTCGCTGAATTCCTAGCTTCCAGACTCGAACATTATGGAGGCCATGCCCAGATCCACTCCGCTGTCGAAACCGGCAATCACGTTCAAGCCGACTTTCCCGGAGTGACGGATGGCAAGCCCGTGCTGCTGCTGGGTCACATCGATACTGTGTGGGACTTGGGCACGCTCAAGCAGATGCCGTTTCGAGTCAGTAACGGACGTGTCTGGGGACCAGGCGTACTCGACATGAAAGGCGGCGTTGCCATCGCTCTGCATGCGATGGCCCTGCTGCGGGAGCACCACAGCCCTCATCCTCCCGTTCGCATGTTGTTTGTTTCCGACGAGGAAATCGGCAGCCACGTGTCTCGCACGATCACTCAGAGGCTCGCGCTGGAGTCTCAAGCCGTGCTCGTGCTCGAGCCCGGGCAGGGACTCGAAGGCGCACTCAAGACTTCGCGCAAAGGTGTAGGCGTGTACGAGATCAAAGTCACGGGAGAAGCGGCGCACGCCGGAGTTGATCCCGGACAGGGCGCCAGTGCCATTCACGAACTCGCTCATCAAATTCAAACCATCTCTACGTTTACTGACATCAAGCGTGGAATGACCGCCAATGTAGGCCTGATCCGGGGTGGCACCCGCAGCAATGTGATCGCAGCCGAGGCCTGGGCCGAGATCGATGTTCGCGTCAAGACCGCCGCCGACGGCAAAGACATCGACCAGAAAATGAAGGCCTTACGTCCACGAGACTCGCGCTGCAAGATCGAAGTCACAGGACAAATCAACCGACCGCCCATGGAACGCACGGAAAGAGGAGTAGCTCTGTATCGCAAAGCGGCCCAGGTAGCCCAGTCGCTCGGCTTCAAAGTCGATGAACAATCGACTGGAGGCGGTTCGGACGGGAATTTCACGGCCGCTTTGGGAGTCCCTACCTTAGACGGGCTCGGAGCAGTCGGCGAAGGGGCCCATGCGACCAACGAGTCGATCCTGCTGGACCAGATCGCCCCGCGAACGGCATTGCTGGCGGGACTGATCGCTTCGCTATAA
- the fabZ gene encoding 3-hydroxyacyl-ACP dehydratase FabZ: MNAEEQDSVSTIEAEAPAIEKKTLDITEIQAILPHRYPFLLIDRVIEIERKKRIVAIKNVTANEPHFMGHFPGYPIMPGVLIVEAIAQAGGALLLTEIPDRDQKLMVFTGIERAKFRRPVTPGDQLRVEVDVLAWRSTAVKMQGNVYVGDKLACEATVTCQLVSRPA; encoded by the coding sequence ATGAATGCAGAAGAACAAGATAGCGTCTCGACGATAGAAGCTGAAGCTCCCGCGATCGAAAAGAAGACGCTCGACATCACGGAAATTCAGGCGATTCTGCCGCATCGCTACCCGTTTCTGCTCATCGATCGCGTGATCGAGATCGAGCGCAAGAAGCGGATTGTCGCCATCAAGAATGTCACGGCGAACGAGCCGCACTTCATGGGACACTTCCCCGGTTATCCCATCATGCCTGGCGTGCTCATCGTCGAAGCGATCGCACAGGCTGGAGGCGCTCTGCTGCTCACCGAGATTCCCGATCGCGATCAGAAGCTGATGGTCTTCACCGGCATTGAGCGTGCGAAGTTCCGCAGGCCGGTTACACCTGGTGATCAGCTTCGCGTCGAAGTTGATGTACTCGCATGGCGTTCCACTGCAGTAAAGATGCAGGGCAACGTTTACGTTGGCGACAAGCTCGCCTGCGAGGCGACGGTCACATGTCAATTGGTGAGCCGGCCTGCGTGA
- a CDS encoding YceH family protein encodes MEIHLTPVEARVLGSLIEKDITTPDYYPLSLNALVNACNQKNNREPVMNLGENAVRDALAGLQDQRLAGPARGADSRVIKYEHRLQEVFNLTRGETALLCVLLLRGPQTPGELRGRTERMFRFEHLDDVEAALHRLIEREPPLAKILQRQPGTKEARYAHLLSGEPQQDAITSASPAATSVDGDRIGRLEAELAELRREVHSLRQEFSDLKKQ; translated from the coding sequence ATGGAGATTCATCTCACTCCAGTTGAAGCTCGCGTTCTCGGCTCGCTGATCGAGAAAGACATCACCACGCCCGACTACTATCCGCTGTCGCTGAACGCGCTGGTGAACGCATGCAACCAGAAGAACAATCGCGAGCCGGTCATGAATCTTGGCGAGAACGCTGTACGCGACGCCCTCGCCGGCTTGCAGGATCAGCGTCTGGCTGGTCCTGCCCGTGGCGCCGATAGCCGCGTGATCAAGTACGAACACCGCCTGCAGGAGGTGTTTAATCTCACGCGCGGTGAAACCGCGTTACTGTGCGTCCTGTTGCTGCGCGGTCCACAAACTCCCGGCGAGCTGCGCGGACGTACCGAACGCATGTTCCGCTTCGAACACCTCGACGACGTCGAAGCCGCGCTGCATCGCCTCATCGAACGCGAGCCTCCCCTGGCAAAGATCTTGCAGCGCCAGCCGGGGACCAAAGAAGCACGCTACGCGCATCTGCTCTCGGGCGAACCTCAGCAGGATGCCATCACGTCTGCCAGTCCAGCGGCAACTTCGGTCGATGGCGATCGCATCGGCAGACTCGAAGCTGAATTAGCGGAACTCCGGCGGGAAGTGCACAGTCTGCGTCAGGAGTTCAGTGACCTCAAGAAGCAGTGA
- a CDS encoding Maf family protein, whose amino-acid sequence MLILASASPRRQQLLRNALIPFSVQPSNAPEEHRPGETPEACVRRLAREKASAVAQHSNDDNAILAADTEVVLDLKTGTPLGKPRDADDAARMLQMLSGGSHYVITGVCLMWKQGSTWQSHDAAEITTVFMQPISKEEIYTYVATTEPMDKAGAYAIQGIASRWISRIEGCYFNVVGLPVPLVYRMLREHAPEALGAQQ is encoded by the coding sequence ATGCTCATTCTCGCATCTGCGTCTCCGCGTCGACAGCAGCTTTTGCGAAACGCGCTGATTCCTTTTTCGGTACAACCATCCAATGCGCCGGAAGAACATCGGCCAGGGGAGACGCCGGAAGCGTGTGTGCGTCGGCTAGCACGCGAGAAGGCGAGCGCAGTCGCTCAGCATTCGAATGACGATAATGCCATTCTTGCTGCAGACACCGAAGTCGTACTCGATCTCAAAACGGGAACTCCGCTGGGAAAACCGCGCGACGCCGACGATGCCGCACGTATGCTGCAGATGCTGAGCGGCGGCAGTCACTATGTGATTACGGGCGTGTGTCTGATGTGGAAGCAGGGCAGCACATGGCAATCGCACGACGCTGCCGAAATCACAACCGTATTCATGCAGCCGATCAGTAAAGAGGAGATCTACACATACGTCGCGACAACCGAGCCGATGGACAAGGCAGGCGCATACGCGATCCAAGGCATCGCATCGCGATGGATCTCGCGCATCGAAGGTTGCTACTTCAATGTAGTGGGATTGCCGGTGCCGCTGGTGTATCGCATGCTCCGCGAGCATGCACCGGAAGCGCTTGGAGCGCAGCAGTAG
- a CDS encoding carboxypeptidase regulatory-like domain-containing protein: MKSVLKSIIFAFAVSAMVWLVPQSGVAQVTSGDIVGVVTDTTGAVVPNADVLTTNIDTGVQASTKTNANGEYRLPNLLPGRYRISVNGQGLKGEVAQVMVRLNQTITANVTAAAEATSTTVEVSAQAAPIDTTTPQIQSTFEAKQMADLPEAATGSGVLNLSLLNAGVASAGGIGVGTGPSVSGQRPRNNNFMIEGVDNNSKSVTGPVVQVPNDAVENFTVLQNQFNPEFGHSSGAQFNQTIKSGTNHFHGMAYEFFQNRNLNAIDANDARTQQPGPFINPRYDNNRFGGNLGGPIVKDKLFFFTNTEYNNIGHDTRYFACAPTSQGYAEIAALGGGAINANNLQQYQKYVGSAASPTGPDCGFSDSSLNTPSNELNDFFDASGTLTGTYHVGEIPVGASNFTNTLTTVNSVDFNPGQSDQIRFRYIYQKQDTQDTAANIPTFWTPIPVRNHIFTLGEFHTFSPTVTNEFRLGYNRNSQFFPVGPQQFPGLDSFPNLNFDDLATQVGPDPNAPQFGIQNVYQATENISWVKGAHNLKFGIEGRKYISPQGFTQRSRGDYEWSNFSQYLLDVVPDVFAQRSTGNNTYYGDQSAIYVYGADSYRVSQNLTLDLGLRYEFTSVPFTERLQTLNSIASAPGVLTFSEPQPQYKNFAPRVGFAYSPGNSGTTSIRGGFGMAYDVLFDNFGLLTVPPEFGGTCDVQQSVNGTSGCAWSDTGFLSKGGLPPGSGSGLKTFASAAKARAATTGYVPNQTLPYTETWDFGVQHSFGGKYTAEIRYVGTRGIHLPAQIQLNKQPKVTPTNFLPTYLSAPTPAQLDALTTTLASIQALSSTLPAYAAAGFTSGITSYQPFGASVYHGLQTQLNRSFTNGLQFQAAWTWSHAEDNSTAEVFSTQLTPRRAQNSQNLAADWGTSALDRRHRVSLELIYDLPFFKNANWFAKNLVGNWEIAPVWQFQTPEYFTAQSITDSNQNGDSAPDRTIFNPAGVPGTGSNVTALTNSAGATVAYLATNPSAQYIKAGLGAFATAQRNTIPLPRTNNWDLTLLKRFNITESTAFEFQAQAFNVFNHSQYIPGYVNDVAPLGYTSITSFVNAANPTQFNRPDLTFHNNARTMQLVAKFSF, from the coding sequence ATGAAGAGTGTATTGAAGTCGATCATTTTTGCTTTTGCGGTCTCGGCCATGGTGTGGCTTGTTCCGCAATCCGGGGTTGCGCAGGTCACGAGCGGCGATATCGTTGGCGTCGTAACTGACACGACCGGCGCTGTTGTTCCCAATGCCGACGTTCTAACGACGAATATTGATACCGGCGTGCAGGCCAGCACGAAGACAAACGCAAACGGCGAATATCGTCTGCCTAATCTTCTTCCAGGCCGCTACAGAATCAGCGTCAACGGCCAGGGATTAAAGGGCGAAGTTGCGCAGGTGATGGTGCGCCTGAACCAGACGATTACGGCCAACGTGACTGCCGCCGCGGAAGCCACCTCGACGACCGTTGAGGTCTCAGCACAAGCCGCGCCGATTGACACCACGACACCTCAGATCCAGAGCACCTTTGAAGCGAAGCAGATGGCAGACTTGCCGGAGGCAGCCACCGGATCGGGAGTATTGAACCTGTCGCTCCTCAACGCAGGCGTGGCGTCGGCTGGCGGCATTGGTGTTGGTACCGGACCGTCGGTTTCAGGGCAGCGCCCGCGCAACAACAACTTCATGATTGAAGGCGTGGACAACAACTCCAAGTCGGTAACCGGACCTGTTGTGCAGGTTCCCAATGATGCCGTCGAAAACTTCACGGTTCTTCAAAACCAGTTCAATCCGGAATTTGGACATTCCTCCGGTGCGCAGTTCAACCAGACGATTAAGAGCGGCACCAATCACTTCCACGGCATGGCATATGAGTTTTTCCAAAACAGGAATCTCAACGCCATTGACGCGAACGACGCACGCACGCAGCAGCCGGGTCCGTTCATAAATCCGCGCTACGACAACAATCGGTTCGGAGGCAACCTCGGCGGCCCGATCGTAAAAGACAAGCTCTTCTTCTTCACCAACACCGAGTACAACAACATCGGCCACGATACTCGCTATTTTGCATGCGCCCCGACCTCACAGGGCTATGCGGAGATCGCGGCGCTCGGTGGCGGCGCAATCAATGCCAACAACCTGCAGCAGTACCAGAAATACGTTGGCAGCGCTGCCTCTCCTACCGGACCTGATTGCGGATTTTCGGATTCCAGTCTGAATACGCCGTCAAATGAGCTGAACGACTTTTTCGATGCCAGCGGGACTCTCACCGGCACCTATCACGTCGGCGAAATCCCGGTAGGTGCTTCCAACTTCACCAACACACTTACGACTGTAAATAGTGTTGATTTCAATCCTGGCCAGTCTGACCAGATTCGCTTCCGCTACATCTATCAAAAGCAGGACACGCAGGACACCGCCGCGAACATTCCGACCTTCTGGACTCCGATTCCAGTTCGCAACCACATTTTTACCCTAGGCGAATTTCACACATTCTCACCAACTGTGACCAACGAATTTCGGCTGGGATATAACCGGAACTCGCAATTCTTTCCTGTGGGCCCGCAGCAGTTCCCCGGCCTCGACAGCTTCCCGAATTTGAACTTCGATGACCTCGCAACCCAGGTTGGACCCGATCCGAACGCTCCCCAGTTCGGCATCCAGAACGTTTATCAGGCGACCGAGAACATTTCCTGGGTGAAAGGCGCACACAATCTGAAGTTCGGAATCGAAGGTCGAAAGTACATCTCGCCTCAGGGCTTCACGCAGCGTTCGCGGGGCGACTACGAGTGGAGCAACTTCAGCCAGTATCTGCTCGACGTTGTGCCCGATGTATTTGCGCAGCGCTCCACCGGCAATAACACCTACTACGGCGATCAAAGCGCGATTTACGTTTACGGCGCCGACTCGTATCGGGTCAGCCAGAACCTCACCCTCGATCTCGGTCTCCGGTACGAATTTACTTCCGTACCCTTCACCGAGCGTCTGCAGACGCTGAATTCGATCGCCAGCGCGCCTGGAGTCCTCACCTTTAGCGAGCCACAGCCGCAGTACAAGAATTTCGCACCCCGCGTGGGCTTCGCTTACTCGCCCGGAAATTCGGGAACGACCTCTATTCGCGGCGGCTTCGGCATGGCCTATGACGTCCTCTTCGATAACTTCGGACTGCTGACGGTTCCGCCAGAGTTCGGCGGCACCTGCGATGTTCAGCAAAGTGTGAATGGGACTTCCGGTTGCGCCTGGAGCGATACGGGATTCCTTTCCAAGGGCGGATTGCCTCCTGGAAGCGGTAGCGGCTTGAAGACCTTCGCAAGCGCTGCTAAAGCTCGCGCGGCTACCACTGGCTATGTTCCCAACCAGACGCTACCCTACACCGAAACTTGGGACTTCGGTGTTCAGCATAGCTTCGGTGGAAAGTACACTGCCGAGATCCGGTATGTGGGGACACGTGGTATTCACCTGCCGGCACAGATTCAGCTGAACAAGCAGCCAAAGGTGACTCCCACCAATTTCCTGCCCACTTATCTGAGCGCTCCCACGCCAGCGCAACTCGATGCACTCACCACCACCCTCGCGAGCATTCAGGCTCTGAGCAGTACCTTGCCCGCGTACGCTGCGGCAGGATTTACTTCCGGAATCACCTCTTATCAGCCGTTTGGTGCGTCGGTCTACCATGGCCTGCAGACGCAGCTGAATCGGTCATTCACCAATGGTCTTCAATTCCAGGCAGCATGGACGTGGAGCCACGCAGAAGACAACTCAACTGCCGAGGTGTTCAGCACTCAGTTGACGCCGCGTCGAGCTCAGAACTCGCAGAACCTTGCGGCCGATTGGGGCACGTCTGCCCTGGACCGCCGTCATCGCGTGAGCCTCGAACTGATCTACGATCTGCCGTTCTTCAAGAACGCCAATTGGTTTGCGAAGAACCTGGTGGGTAATTGGGAGATTGCTCCCGTTTGGCAGTTCCAAACGCCGGAGTACTTCACTGCTCAGAGTATTACCGATAGCAACCAGAATGGTGATTCCGCTCCCGATCGTACCATCTTCAACCCTGCGGGCGTTCCCGGAACGGGATCAAACGTTACAGCGTTGACGAACTCGGCCGGAGCAACGGTTGCCTATCTGGCTACAAATCCCAGCGCTCAGTACATCAAGGCGGGACTCGGCGCGTTCGCCACCGCGCAGCGAAACACCATTCCGTTGCCTCGAACCAACAACTGGGATCTCACTCTTCTGAAGCGCTTCAACATCACCGAAAGTACTGCGTTCGAGTTCCAGGCCCAGGCCTTCAACGTATTCAATCACTCGCAATACATTCCCGGATACGTGAACGATGTTGCGCCGCTTGGGTACACCTCCATTACCAGCTTCGTCAACGCGGCGAATCCGACTCAGTTCAATCGTCCCGATTTGACGTTCCACAACAACGCCCGAACCATGCAGCTCGTTGCGAAATTCTCGTTCTAA
- a CDS encoding PAS domain S-box protein yields MSSQPNIEPPREDSFDANFCSRLINSLDAIIWEADAKTFQFRFVSPQAERILGFRPEQWISEPDFWRKHTHPDDVEWCAAFCRDCTARGVDHVFEYRMVGPDNRVVWLRDVVTVVNDPGERPVLRGLMLDITERKRAEENLTRISTAVEHSSDGIVIADPPGNSLYHNPAFIKLTGYDIESIKPIGGIPALIIDPALQLQIRAADRAGASWHGEVALRTKPGRTKVFYVTRDPIRDSQNRVLGVVSICEDLTERREMERQFRHAQKMDAVGRLAGGIAHDFNNLLNVIGGYGELSLMRIHADDPIARYLQGIRQAVERGGSLTRHLLAFSRQQLLEATVLNLNQVVEEMSEMLRRVIGPTIEFNTSFDSQLRPIKVDRGELEHLIMNIVVNARDAMPQGGVLEIRTANATIDTQNSAARAHRVQAGEYVLLSIRDSGMGMDANTQQRIFEPFFTTKEFGKGTGLGLSIVYGIVQQSGGFITVQSEVGQGSTFEVYLPQASGIAQPSTHDEHAATREKTHHGTILLVEDEAALRELTREALVARGYDVLEAPNGNEALALCQSHSRPIDLMITDVVMPKMRGDDLARRVKELHPEVRVLFTSGYAATSIVEAIENASFLQKPYRFRDLAERIRQILDQPNHEQNRRR; encoded by the coding sequence ATGAGCAGTCAGCCGAACATCGAGCCTCCTCGCGAAGATTCGTTCGACGCGAACTTCTGCTCGCGGCTCATTAACTCGCTCGATGCCATCATCTGGGAAGCCGACGCCAAAACTTTTCAATTTCGATTCGTAAGTCCGCAAGCCGAGCGCATCCTCGGGTTTCGTCCGGAGCAGTGGATCAGCGAACCTGATTTCTGGCGCAAGCACACGCATCCCGACGACGTCGAATGGTGCGCAGCCTTTTGCCGCGATTGCACAGCGCGCGGCGTCGATCATGTTTTCGAGTACCGAATGGTTGGACCCGATAATCGCGTCGTGTGGCTCCGCGATGTCGTCACTGTAGTCAACGATCCTGGGGAGCGTCCTGTGCTGCGCGGGCTGATGCTCGACATCACGGAACGCAAGCGCGCCGAAGAGAATCTCACGCGAATCAGTACGGCCGTCGAACACTCGAGTGATGGCATCGTGATCGCCGATCCGCCGGGAAATTCGCTCTACCATAATCCTGCTTTCATCAAGCTCACTGGATACGACATAGAAAGCATTAAGCCCATCGGCGGTATTCCCGCTTTGATCATCGATCCAGCTCTTCAGCTGCAGATCCGCGCAGCCGATCGAGCCGGCGCTTCGTGGCACGGAGAAGTCGCGCTGCGCACAAAGCCGGGCCGCACCAAGGTGTTTTACGTGACTCGTGATCCCATTCGCGATTCTCAGAACCGTGTGCTGGGCGTGGTCAGCATTTGCGAGGATCTGACCGAGCGCCGCGAGATGGAGCGCCAATTCCGCCATGCGCAGAAGATGGACGCAGTCGGACGTCTCGCCGGCGGTATCGCTCATGATTTCAACAATCTCCTCAACGTGATTGGCGGCTACGGCGAGCTTTCGCTGATGCGGATCCATGCTGACGATCCCATCGCCCGCTATCTGCAAGGCATCCGCCAAGCGGTGGAGCGTGGAGGCTCGCTTACGCGCCACCTGCTTGCATTCAGCCGCCAGCAACTGCTCGAGGCGACGGTGCTGAACCTGAATCAGGTAGTTGAAGAAATGTCTGAGATGCTCCGGCGCGTGATTGGTCCGACGATTGAGTTCAACACGTCCTTCGATTCGCAGCTGCGGCCGATCAAAGTGGATCGAGGTGAGCTCGAGCACCTGATCATGAACATCGTGGTGAATGCTCGCGACGCCATGCCTCAAGGCGGCGTGCTGGAGATCCGCACGGCGAATGCAACTATCGATACGCAGAACTCGGCCGCGCGCGCGCATCGCGTACAGGCGGGAGAGTATGTGTTGCTCTCCATCCGTGATTCCGGAATGGGAATGGACGCCAATACGCAGCAACGAATTTTTGAACCATTCTTCACCACCAAAGAATTCGGCAAGGGCACTGGGCTTGGCCTTTCCATCGTCTATGGCATCGTGCAGCAAAGCGGAGGCTTCATCACCGTGCAAAGCGAAGTGGGCCAGGGCAGCACGTTCGAGGTGTATCTCCCCCAGGCTTCCGGAATTGCGCAGCCGTCTACGCATGACGAACATGCGGCAACGCGCGAAAAAACGCACCACGGTACCATCCTGCTGGTGGAGGATGAAGCAGCTTTGCGCGAACTTACTCGCGAGGCCCTTGTCGCCCGCGGCTACGACGTGCTCGAAGCCCCAAATGGGAATGAGGCGCTCGCTCTGTGCCAGAGTCATTCCAGACCCATCGACCTCATGATTACCGACGTAGTCATGCCTAAAATGCGCGGCGACGATCTCGCGCGCCGAGTTAAGGAACTCCATCCGGAAGTCCGCGTTCTTTTCACTTCTGGCTATGCCGCTACCTCAATCGTCGAAGCCATCGAGAACGCTTCGTTCCTGCAGAAGCCCTATCGCTTCCGCGACCTCGCTGAACGTATTCGACAGATTCTCGATCAGCCCAATCACGAACAGAACCGCCGCCGGTAG
- the tatA gene encoding twin-arginine translocase TatA/TatE family subunit, translating to MFGGKLGIPELLLLLGIALLIFGPGKLADFGKGLGEGIKNFKSAVKEGEHSTTTEEKKS from the coding sequence ATGTTTGGCGGCAAATTAGGCATTCCTGAGCTTCTGCTTCTGCTCGGCATTGCCCTCCTGATTTTTGGACCGGGCAAGCTGGCCGACTTCGGCAAAGGTCTCGGCGAAGGCATCAAGAATTTCAAGAGCGCGGTAAAAGAAGGCGAGCACAGCACCACGACGGAAGAGAAGAAGAGCTAG
- a CDS encoding M20/M25/M40 family metallo-hydrolase — protein sequence MNFAKRAVLFVLLAVSLSTAQIDSSTRELSRDIFKQLIEINTTDSVGNVTTAAEAMAQRLRDAGFPDSDIQVIGPNDRKKNMVARLHGSGKHKPVLLIGHLDVVEAKRSDWTTDPFQFVEKDGYFYGRGTQDMKGADAVLVTTMIRFKKEGYRPDRDIILALTADEEGGSSNGVEWLVKNHRDLIDAEFVLNPDAGGVQLEGGKPLMMEMDATEKLYSDYRLTATNPGGHSSLPVPDNAIYHITDALSQLEKFQFPFELNNVTRAYFAEMSKIESGQRAADMKAILSNPPDQQALARLSQDPINHALMHTTCVATRIDGGHANNALPQTAHANVNCRILPGHGIDETRATLIKVFNDPKVTVNDVANNGEIETGPSQRKSFPPPPLLPQVMKPLEQITQQMWPGTPVVPSMATGASDAVYTIPAGLPTYGVSGLALENNDIRAHGKDERLPIKSFYDGVDFYYRYLKQVTSEDYK from the coding sequence TTGAACTTCGCAAAACGCGCAGTCCTGTTCGTGCTGCTTGCGGTGAGCCTTTCAACCGCGCAGATCGATAGCTCTACTCGCGAACTCTCACGCGACATCTTCAAGCAACTGATCGAGATCAACACAACCGATTCTGTCGGGAACGTGACCACGGCCGCTGAAGCCATGGCGCAGCGGCTGCGCGACGCTGGTTTTCCCGATTCGGACATTCAGGTAATCGGTCCAAATGATCGCAAGAAAAACATGGTGGCACGTCTGCACGGAAGCGGCAAACATAAACCTGTACTGCTGATCGGACATCTCGATGTCGTCGAAGCCAAGCGGAGCGACTGGACCACTGATCCGTTTCAGTTCGTCGAGAAAGACGGCTATTTCTACGGACGCGGCACGCAGGACATGAAAGGCGCCGACGCCGTCCTTGTCACCACGATGATCCGCTTCAAGAAAGAAGGGTATCGTCCCGATCGCGACATCATTCTCGCCTTGACCGCCGACGAAGAAGGCGGAAGCTCCAACGGAGTCGAATGGCTGGTGAAAAACCATCGCGACTTGATCGATGCGGAGTTCGTGCTCAATCCCGATGCCGGCGGAGTGCAGCTGGAAGGCGGTAAGCCGCTGATGATGGAAATGGACGCCACGGAGAAGCTCTATTCCGACTATCGCCTCACCGCGACCAATCCTGGCGGACACAGCTCTCTTCCGGTTCCCGACAACGCCATCTATCACATCACTGACGCGCTCTCGCAACTCGAGAAATTTCAATTTCCCTTCGAACTGAACAACGTCACGCGCGCGTACTTCGCGGAGATGTCGAAGATAGAGAGCGGGCAGCGAGCGGCAGACATGAAAGCCATCCTCTCCAATCCTCCGGACCAGCAAGCACTTGCGCGGCTCTCGCAGGATCCAATCAACCACGCACTGATGCACACGACTTGCGTTGCGACACGCATCGATGGTGGCCATGCCAACAATGCACTTCCCCAGACCGCTCACGCGAATGTGAACTGTCGCATTCTTCCTGGCCACGGAATCGACGAGACGCGCGCGACGCTGATCAAAGTTTTCAACGATCCAAAGGTCACAGTAAATGACGTAGCCAATAACGGTGAGATCGAAACCGGACCGTCCCAGCGAAAATCGTTTCCGCCGCCTCCGTTGCTGCCGCAGGTTATGAAACCGCTCGAGCAGATCACGCAACAGATGTGGCCGGGCACACCGGTTGTGCCCTCGATGGCGACCGGAGCTTCTGACGCGGTGTACACGATTCCGGCCGGGCTGCCGACCTATGGCGTCTCCGGCCTGGCGCTGGAAAACAACGATATTCGTGCGCATGGCAAAGATGAGCGCCTGCCGATCAAGTCGTTTTACGACGGCGTGGATTTCTACTATCGCTACTTGAAACAAGTTACTTCGGAGGACTACAAATAA
- the lpxA gene encoding acyl-ACP--UDP-N-acetylglucosamine O-acyltransferase, with amino-acid sequence MSARIHPTAIVDPAARIPESCTIGPFCIVGDDVEIGENCELLSHVVLKGPTRIGHSNRVFPFTTLGLEPQDLKFKGEKTRLEIGDNNTIRESVTIHRGTPAGGGVTRVGSNCLIMAYTHIAHDCTIADNVIMANAATLAGHVTVEEYAVVGALCPVHQFVRIGAYSYIGGGTTITQDVLPFSLTSAKRDVHAFGMNSVGLQRKGFTKERLRKIHSAYRHLLSSKMNIGEAVAKLKAEGDLGEDVERLVKFVEASERGILK; translated from the coding sequence GTGAGCGCCAGAATTCATCCGACTGCAATCGTCGATCCCGCTGCGCGCATTCCTGAGAGCTGCACGATTGGCCCCTTCTGCATTGTGGGCGACGATGTCGAGATCGGCGAAAACTGCGAACTACTCTCCCACGTTGTGCTGAAAGGTCCGACTCGCATCGGGCACTCCAATCGCGTGTTCCCGTTCACCACGCTTGGTCTTGAACCGCAGGATTTGAAATTCAAAGGCGAGAAGACCCGCCTTGAAATCGGCGACAACAACACCATTCGTGAGAGTGTGACCATCCATCGCGGCACGCCGGCAGGTGGAGGAGTGACCCGCGTCGGCAGCAATTGTCTGATCATGGCCTATACGCACATTGCGCACGATTGCACGATTGCCGATAACGTGATCATGGCCAACGCAGCAACACTCGCCGGACATGTGACGGTGGAGGAGTACGCGGTAGTCGGCGCGCTCTGCCCGGTGCACCAGTTCGTCCGCATTGGCGCTTACTCGTACATCGGTGGTGGCACGACCATTACTCAAGACGTGCTTCCTTTTTCCCTGACCAGCGCCAAGCGCGATGTTCATGCCTTTGGCATGAACTCAGTGGGACTGCAACGGAAAGGGTTTACAAAAGAGCGTTTGCGCAAGATCCATTCCGCATATCGACACCTGCTCAGTTCCAAAATGAATATCGGTGAGGCCGTGGCAAAACTGAAAGCCGAAGGCGATTTGGGCGAAGATGTTGAGCGGCTGGTGAAATTCGTCGAGGCTTCTGAGCGGGGAATCCTGAAGTGA